Proteins from a genomic interval of Quercus robur chromosome 9, dhQueRobu3.1, whole genome shotgun sequence:
- the LOC126700900 gene encoding protein CANDIDATE G-PROTEIN COUPLED RECEPTOR 7-like, with protein MKPGRSGIQGSDHIRIESPLPNIMHAALEMSNSRRHSHSLSLHSSPQSQQIEDGEVTCALLSDLVKPVFTFSNLNKNGDSFSTVFIETDADQFTLVFANCFGNQLKVSMDVRSAMYNLDGKSQWRDYLSVGKTILPRVYFLLSLGYFFLAELWISVLYKKQLTMFRIHFFMLTVLIFKALNLLCEAEDKSYIKRTGSAHGWDVLFYIFSFLKGITLFTLIVLIRTGWSFLKPYLQDKEKKVLMIVFLYRLWRI; from the exons ATGAAGCCTGGGAGATCGGGGATCCAAGGATCAGACCATATTCGAATAGAGTCCCCACTGCCTAATATAATGCACGCTGCCTTAGAGATGAG CAACTCACGCCGACACTCACACTCCCTCAGTCTTCACTCCTCACCTCAGTCCCAGCAAATCGAAGACGGAGAAGTCACGTGTGCTCTCCTCTCCGATTTGGTCAAGCCAGTTTTCACTTTCTCAAACCTGAATAAAAACGGCGACAGCTTCAGTACAGTTTTTATCGAGACCGACGCCGATCAGTTCACGCTGGTTTTCGCCAACTGTTTCGGGAACCAGCTCAAGGTTTCGATGGATGTGAGATCGGCGATGTACAATCTCGACGGGAAGAGTCAATGGCGTGACTATCTCTCCGTCGGAAAAACGATTTTGCCTAGGGTTTACTTCTTGTTATCCTTGGGCTATTTCTTCCTCGCCGAGCTTTGGATCTCCGTTTTGTACAAGAAGCAATTGACCATGTTCCGCATCCATTTCTTTATGCTCACggttttgattttcaaagcTTTGAATCTCCTTTGTGAAGCCGAAGACAAATCGTACATCAAGCGCACCGGTAGCGCTCACGGTTGGGACGTGTTGTTCTATATCTTCAGTTTCTTGAAAGGAATTACGCTCTTCACGCTGATCGTTTTGATTAGAACTGGATGGTCGTTTTTGAAGCCGTATTT